Proteins from a genomic interval of Staphylococcus debuckii:
- the recR gene encoding recombination mediator RecR, giving the protein MHYPEPISKLIDSFMKLPGIGPKTAQRLAFHVLDMQEDDVVQFAKALVDVKRELTYCSVCGHITEEDPCYICQDKQRDRSVICVVEDDKDVIAMEKMREYKGLYHVLHGAISPMDGIGPEDINIPSLIERLKDDEVKELILAMNPNLEGESTAMYISRLVKPIGIKVTRLAQGLSVGGDLEYADEVTLSRAIEGRTEM; this is encoded by the coding sequence ATGCATTATCCTGAACCGATTTCGAAACTTATCGATAGTTTCATGAAATTGCCAGGCATTGGGCCAAAGACGGCACAACGTCTGGCTTTTCATGTATTAGATATGCAAGAAGATGACGTCGTACAATTTGCGAAAGCCTTAGTAGATGTGAAACGCGAATTGACGTATTGCAGTGTGTGCGGACATATTACAGAAGAAGATCCATGTTATATCTGCCAAGATAAACAGCGTGACCGCTCCGTAATCTGTGTAGTTGAAGATGATAAAGATGTAATAGCTATGGAAAAGATGCGCGAATATAAAGGCTTATACCATGTCTTGCATGGTGCAATTTCGCCAATGGATGGCATAGGACCAGAAGATATCAATATTCCCTCATTAATCGAACGCTTAAAAGATGATGAAGTAAAAGAGTTGATTCTCGCAATGAATCCGAATCTAGAAGGCGAATCTACAGCAATGTATATTTCTAGACTTGTTAAACCGATAGGAATTAAAGTTACACGCCTAGCACAAGGTTTATCAGTTGGCGGAGATCTAGAATATGCAGACGAAGTCACATTATCACGTGCTATAGAAGGTAGAACTGAGATGTAA
- a CDS encoding YbaB/EbfC family nucleoid-associated protein: MRGGGNMQQMMKQMQKMQKKMAEEQEKLKDEKVEGSAGGGMVKVVVTGHKEVVDVVIDEEAVDPDDVEMLQDLVLAATNEAMNKADELTSERLGKHTKGLNIPGM, encoded by the coding sequence ATGCGCGGTGGCGGAAATATGCAACAAATGATGAAACAAATGCAAAAAATGCAAAAGAAAATGGCTGAAGAGCAAGAAAAATTAAAAGATGAAAAAGTAGAAGGTTCAGCAGGCGGCGGTATGGTTAAAGTTGTTGTAACTGGCCATAAAGAAGTAGTAGACGTAGTGATTGACGAAGAAGCAGTTGATCCAGACGATGTTGAAATGCTTCAAGACTTAGTGTTAGCAGCTACAAACGAAGCGATGAACAAAGCAGATGAACTAACATCAGAACGTTTAGGCAAACACACTAAAGGCTTGAACATTCCTGGAATGTGA
- the dnaX gene encoding DNA polymerase III subunit gamma/tau codes for MNYQALYRMYRPQSFDDVVGQEHVTKTLRNAIAKGKQSHAYIFSGPRGTGKTSIAKVFAKAINCPNSVDGEPCNECDICKSITQGSNSDVIEIDAASNNGVDEIRNIRDKVKYAPSQSKYKVYIIDEVHMLTTGAFNALLKTLEEPPAHAIFILATTEPHKIPPTIISRAQRFDFKAIGLEQIIERLRYVAESQHIEYDEEAIAFIAKASEGGMRDALSIMDQAIAFGDEHLTLQDALNVTGSVDEASLNALLNDVANGQVKDAFARYHQFIAEGKEVNRLINDLIYFVRDTIMNKTAQRETEYDALMAFDLDTLYKMIDLINDTLVSVRFSVNQNVHFEVLLVKMAELIKEGNAPLANTDMHSANAHQASAEPQPVQQNNDVNSALLQRLEHLEQELNALKQHGVTTTNTPPKQKSNSRGRRRSKNSYSMTQIAKVLDNANKEDIKLLKDHWQEVIDHAKNHNQKALVSLLQNSIPVAASEKSVLVQFEAEIHCEIVNDDDEKRGSLEEVVRNIINKNVSVVGVPADQWLQVRSEYIKNRKRGGSNQTGEDANEPEQSKEVDIVQKAKDMFGEETVHLTDED; via the coding sequence GTGAACTATCAAGCTTTATATAGAATGTACCGTCCTCAAAGTTTCGACGATGTGGTCGGTCAAGAGCATGTAACCAAGACGCTCCGTAATGCTATTGCTAAAGGTAAACAATCGCATGCATACATCTTCAGCGGTCCAAGAGGGACAGGGAAGACAAGTATTGCGAAGGTTTTTGCGAAAGCCATTAATTGCCCTAATAGTGTAGACGGAGAACCCTGTAATGAATGTGATATTTGTAAGAGTATTACGCAAGGTTCTAATTCAGATGTCATTGAAATCGATGCGGCGAGCAACAATGGGGTCGACGAAATTAGAAATATCCGTGATAAAGTGAAATACGCACCATCGCAATCAAAATATAAAGTCTACATTATAGATGAGGTCCATATGCTGACAACAGGTGCATTCAATGCCTTGCTGAAAACCCTAGAAGAACCGCCGGCACATGCTATTTTTATTCTGGCGACTACAGAGCCTCATAAGATTCCTCCTACTATTATTTCAAGAGCGCAACGTTTTGATTTTAAAGCTATTGGTTTAGAGCAAATTATCGAACGTTTACGTTACGTAGCAGAATCGCAGCATATTGAGTACGACGAAGAAGCGATTGCTTTCATTGCAAAAGCTTCTGAAGGCGGCATGCGTGATGCATTAAGTATCATGGACCAAGCTATTGCATTCGGCGATGAACATTTAACCTTGCAAGATGCTTTGAATGTGACTGGCAGTGTAGATGAAGCTTCATTAAATGCCTTATTGAATGATGTAGCCAACGGTCAAGTTAAAGATGCATTTGCGCGCTACCATCAATTTATCGCTGAAGGTAAAGAAGTGAATCGTTTAATTAATGATTTGATTTATTTTGTACGCGATACCATTATGAATAAAACAGCACAGCGAGAAACAGAATATGACGCATTGATGGCGTTTGATTTAGATACACTATATAAAATGATTGATTTAATCAATGATACATTAGTATCTGTGCGTTTCAGTGTAAATCAGAATGTACACTTTGAAGTGTTGTTGGTCAAAATGGCTGAGTTGATTAAAGAAGGTAACGCGCCTTTAGCGAACACTGATATGCATTCTGCTAATGCGCATCAAGCATCGGCTGAACCCCAACCTGTTCAGCAAAATAACGATGTGAATAGTGCCTTGCTGCAACGTTTGGAACACTTAGAACAAGAGTTGAATGCATTGAAACAACACGGGGTGACAACGACTAATACTCCGCCTAAGCAAAAAAGTAATTCACGCGGACGTCGCAGAAGCAAGAACTCTTATTCTATGACTCAAATTGCTAAAGTGCTAGATAATGCGAATAAAGAAGATATCAAACTCTTGAAAGATCATTGGCAAGAAGTCATTGATCACGCTAAAAATCACAATCAAAAAGCCTTGGTCAGCTTATTACAGAATTCTATACCTGTAGCTGCAAGCGAAAAAAGCGTGTTAGTGCAATTTGAAGCGGAAATTCATTGTGAAATTGTGAATGATGATGATGAAAAACGTGGCAGTTTAGAAGAAGTTGTACGTAATATCATTAATAAAAATGTTTCGGTGGTCGGCGTGCCAGCGGATCAATGGCTGCAAGTACGTTCTGAATATATCAAGAACCGTAAAAGAGGCGGAAGCAATCAAACAGGAGAGGACGCTAACGAACCAGAGCAGTCCAAAGAAGTGGATATTGTGCAGAAAGCTAAAGACATGTTCGGCGAGGAGACAGTTCACCTTACAGATGAGGATTAA
- a CDS encoding GNAT family N-acetyltransferase, which produces MQILLGTVTENDYAIIAHLKDKKDSEGLFEGEYYEDSLRRLRRIPTYNPDFEMIARTDEDEIVGHILLMEEMIVNGEDLQHPLMIKSLSVKEDFREYGIGKALVEAAESRAKEAGYNEIIVEGEPEYFQSLGFDPLSECAVEVPDNEDINQFSIILLWESLDTCPQGKLILENI; this is translated from the coding sequence ATGCAAATCTTACTAGGAACTGTGACAGAGAACGACTACGCGATTATCGCGCACCTGAAAGATAAGAAAGACAGCGAAGGTTTATTCGAAGGAGAATATTACGAAGACAGCCTGCGCAGATTGAGACGCATTCCGACCTACAACCCAGACTTCGAAATGATAGCACGCACAGACGAAGATGAAATCGTAGGTCATATACTCTTAATGGAAGAAATGATTGTGAACGGAGAAGACTTGCAACATCCGCTGATGATTAAATCCCTTTCGGTAAAAGAAGACTTTAGAGAGTACGGCATCGGTAAAGCGCTGGTTGAAGCCGCAGAGAGCCGGGCTAAAGAAGCGGGCTACAATGAAATTATAGTAGAAGGGGAACCAGAATATTTTCAGTCTTTAGGATTTGATCCCCTTTCAGAGTGTGCAGTAGAAGTACCAGACAATGAAGATATCAATCAATTCAGTATCATATTATTATGGGAGAGTTTGGACACCTGCCCCCAAGGCAAGTTGATTTTAGAGAATATCTAA
- a CDS encoding MFS transporter, with product MYRNLWTKDFIFITIINFLMYIIHYALIVTVTAFTINTFHANETMGGLAAGIFIIGMLFGRLFTGKYIDRLNLKKTLFFGLIFSFVAIGLYFLIHSLLVLMIVRLIHGIAFGMSSTTTGTYSSTIVPDDRKGEGIGYYALSTTVASAIGPFLGILINQKLNFQSNFIVCLICIVLAAILALFISNIRQPSVKKEEQREAQPKGLAQFFQKQAVPISIVIVFVGIAYSSVLAFLDSYAAHIGLAAAASFFFVVYALSTFIVRPITGKVFDNYGANKVVYPTLVIFVIGLALLAVAHTSWVLLISAIFIGIGYGTLIPSFQTIALQASPPEKIGLATSTFYIFADLGAGAGPTILGIVIGSFGYRNLYFAMAVLLILVIGLYYLLHGRKQRKMEY from the coding sequence ATGTATCGCAATTTATGGACGAAAGATTTTATTTTCATTACCATCATTAACTTCCTCATGTATATTATTCATTACGCTTTAATCGTTACAGTTACTGCATTTACCATTAATACTTTTCATGCGAATGAAACGATGGGCGGTCTAGCAGCAGGTATATTTATCATTGGTATGCTGTTTGGACGTTTATTTACTGGGAAATATATTGATCGTTTAAATTTGAAGAAAACACTCTTCTTCGGTTTGATTTTCTCATTTGTAGCAATCGGCTTGTATTTCTTAATACACAGCTTGCTAGTCTTAATGATTGTGCGTTTGATACACGGTATCGCATTCGGCATGTCCTCTACCACTACAGGAACTTATTCTTCTACCATTGTTCCGGATGACCGCAAAGGCGAGGGCATAGGTTACTACGCGCTCAGTACGACAGTCGCATCCGCAATAGGTCCTTTTTTAGGCATCTTAATCAACCAGAAGTTGAACTTTCAAAGCAACTTTATTGTCTGCTTGATCTGTATTGTATTAGCAGCAATTCTCGCATTGTTTATTTCAAATATCAGACAACCTTCTGTGAAAAAGGAAGAACAGAGAGAGGCACAGCCTAAAGGATTGGCACAATTTTTCCAAAAACAAGCAGTACCGATTTCTATTGTTATCGTGTTTGTAGGAATTGCTTACTCTAGCGTGCTTGCATTCTTGGATTCCTACGCAGCACATATCGGACTTGCGGCGGCAGCCAGCTTCTTCTTTGTCGTTTATGCCTTAAGTACCTTTATTGTACGTCCGATAACAGGCAAAGTATTCGATAACTATGGCGCCAATAAAGTGGTTTATCCTACGCTGGTAATCTTCGTAATTGGATTGGCATTATTAGCAGTCGCGCATACAAGCTGGGTGCTTTTAATCTCAGCCATTTTCATCGGTATTGGTTACGGTACCTTGATTCCATCTTTCCAAACTATTGCGCTGCAGGCTTCACCTCCAGAAAAAATAGGCTTGGCAACTTCAACATTCTATATCTTTGCTGACTTAGGAGCGGGAGCAGGACCGACAATACTCGGAATTGTCATTGGCAGTTTCGGCTATCGCAACCTTTATTTTGCCATGGCCGTATTGTTGATTTTAGTAATCGGACTCTACTATCTCTTGCATGGACGTAAACAACGCAAAATGGAATATTAA
- a CDS encoding LysR family transcriptional regulator → MNFIQLHHVKTIHETGSITKAAHLLHITQSALSQSISNLETELDIQLFKRQKSGTTLTEQGRQIFPIMMDLIDQETLLYDKIQSLNAEMEGSLSIATIPSLFMTIVPGVLSVFKKDNPNIEVHIVEAENDEIKQLVAAGEADIGLYSILNEDDLEVAETQYTPLFSSAFTAIVPKDSKLAYLKKLSLEDIKSFPFILYDRTFYKKNIQKFEAANGPINLLFSTDNVGVLFNSVAEGLGISILSDLMVQNTPFYQRNMITTVPIGAPFNQMIEFGVLHLQHSDKDKLIAEFKNYLAEAADRLI, encoded by the coding sequence TTGAACTTTATTCAACTGCATCACGTTAAAACAATACATGAGACCGGTTCTATCACCAAAGCCGCTCATCTTCTGCATATTACGCAATCTGCTCTTAGCCAATCGATTTCAAACTTAGAAACAGAATTAGATATTCAACTATTCAAACGTCAAAAAAGCGGGACGACTTTAACAGAGCAAGGTCGCCAAATATTTCCTATTATGATGGATTTAATCGATCAAGAAACCTTGTTATATGATAAGATTCAATCCTTGAACGCTGAAATGGAAGGCTCGCTGTCGATTGCGACAATTCCTAGTTTGTTCATGACGATTGTTCCTGGCGTGCTGTCAGTTTTTAAAAAAGATAACCCTAATATAGAGGTGCATATTGTAGAAGCTGAAAACGATGAGATTAAGCAGCTGGTGGCGGCGGGAGAAGCGGATATCGGCTTGTATTCAATACTGAACGAGGATGACTTGGAGGTGGCAGAAACACAATATACACCATTATTTTCTAGTGCCTTCACTGCAATTGTTCCTAAAGATTCAAAGCTGGCTTATTTAAAAAAATTATCCTTAGAGGATATCAAATCTTTTCCTTTTATCTTGTATGATCGTACTTTTTATAAGAAAAATATTCAGAAGTTCGAAGCGGCCAATGGTCCTATCAACTTGTTATTTTCTACCGATAATGTCGGTGTACTATTCAACTCTGTAGCTGAAGGACTCGGAATCAGTATCTTGTCTGACTTGATGGTACAAAACACACCTTTTTATCAGCGCAATATGATTACTACTGTTCCGATTGGCGCTCCTTTCAATCAAATGATCGAGTTCGGTGTGCTGCACCTGCAACATTCTGATAAGGATAAACTGATTGCAGAATTCAAGAATTATTTAGCGGAAGCTGCGGATAGATTGATATGA
- a CDS encoding SdpI family protein, whose amino-acid sequence MKEVEVGTKKFEHFGLAMIILTVATWIIFMPFLPWTIPLHYNNQNQLDLYLNKVTAPIVIILIMIVSYSVIKRNAKRDKYHKKFGNVSFDTAFWNPMVQSFMYLLSILMIFHALGYNIMNHFIGILILSFLLILWGNYLQIVPVNAENMGIRNQWTKASEAVWKRTHRFTSRLFIVVGFLLLILALFRAINNITALLIFALVGGAIPFAYSKYAYQKIEQTKP is encoded by the coding sequence ATGAAAGAAGTTGAAGTTGGTACAAAAAAATTTGAACATTTCGGCTTAGCTATGATTATTTTAACGGTAGCAACGTGGATAATATTTATGCCGTTTTTACCGTGGACCATACCGTTACATTACAATAACCAGAATCAACTGGATTTATATTTGAATAAGGTTACTGCACCTATCGTCATAATATTAATCATGATAGTGAGTTATAGCGTAATCAAAAGAAATGCTAAACGTGATAAATATCATAAGAAGTTTGGTAATGTAAGCTTCGATACGGCTTTTTGGAATCCTATGGTGCAAAGTTTTATGTATCTATTGAGTATATTAATGATTTTTCATGCACTTGGATACAATATTATGAATCATTTTATAGGAATATTAATTCTTAGTTTCTTATTAATTTTATGGGGGAACTATTTACAAATTGTTCCGGTTAACGCTGAGAATATGGGTATTCGAAATCAGTGGACGAAAGCTAGTGAAGCGGTATGGAAAAGAACGCATCGATTTACTTCACGTTTGTTTATTGTAGTAGGCTTCCTATTACTCATTTTAGCTTTATTCCGAGCAATCAATAATATCACAGCTTTATTAATATTCGCATTAGTTGGCGGGGCAATACCTTTCGCTTATTCTAAATATGCTTATCAAAAAATCGAGCAAACGAAACCTTAA
- a CDS encoding autorepressor SdpR family transcription factor, translating into MRDIFKALSDSTRRSILEMLKEQKLTASEIAEHFDMSQASVSQHLKILRLNDLIYSERKGKYLYYHLNLSVFEEVIKWIIQFKQD; encoded by the coding sequence ATGAGAGATATCTTCAAAGCACTGTCAGATTCGACTAGAAGATCTATTCTAGAAATGTTGAAAGAACAGAAATTGACAGCTAGCGAAATTGCCGAGCATTTCGATATGAGTCAAGCGAGTGTTTCACAGCACCTTAAAATACTTAGATTGAACGATTTAATTTACTCAGAACGAAAAGGAAAATATTTGTATTATCACTTGAACCTATCTGTTTTTGAAGAAGTGATTAAATGGATTATTCAATTTAAACAAGATTAG
- the treR gene encoding trehalose operon repressor: MLTKPKKFTKIYDDLKTSILNEEIKYGEQLPSENDLVTTYKASRETVRRALNLLVSEGMIQKIRGKGSIVIYQGVTEFPFSKLTSFKEVQERLGIELETEVKVLEKETAGEVPNVREALNLSNEDQLWHLIRYRKADGRVKIIDEDYLVEAVVPNLTKEIVADSLYNYIEQDLGLDISYSRKAITFEPFSEQEYEAFGEINPPYTATVRGVVHLKDMTKFQYNVAKHIATDFRFVDFSRR; this comes from the coding sequence ATGTTAACGAAACCTAAGAAATTCACTAAAATCTACGACGATTTAAAAACAAGCATTTTAAATGAAGAAATCAAATACGGAGAACAACTTCCCTCCGAAAACGACCTAGTAACCACCTACAAAGCTTCACGTGAAACAGTACGCCGAGCCCTGAATTTACTCGTCAGCGAAGGCATGATTCAGAAAATCAGAGGCAAAGGCTCCATCGTCATCTATCAAGGCGTGACAGAATTTCCCTTTTCAAAACTGACCAGCTTCAAAGAAGTACAAGAAAGACTAGGCATCGAACTCGAAACCGAAGTGAAAGTTTTGGAAAAAGAAACCGCTGGAGAGGTGCCTAACGTGAGAGAAGCCTTGAACCTGAGTAACGAAGATCAACTCTGGCATCTCATACGTTATCGTAAAGCCGACGGGCGCGTGAAAATCATTGATGAAGATTATTTGGTGGAAGCAGTTGTGCCGAATTTAACAAAAGAAATTGTAGCTGATTCTTTATACAATTATATCGAACAAGACTTAGGATTAGATATCAGCTACTCACGCAAAGCCATTACTTTCGAACCTTTTTCAGAACAAGAATATGAAGCATTCGGCGAGATCAATCCGCCATACACAGCAACCGTCCGCGGAGTCGTACATTTGAAAGATATGACAAAATTCCAATATAATGTCGCAAAGCATATTGCGACAGATTTCAGATTCGTAGATTTTTCAAGAAGATGA
- the treC gene encoding alpha,alpha-phosphotrehalase, translating to MQQNDWKKSVVYQIYPKSFNDTTGNGVGDLNGIIEKMDYLEYLGVDYLWLTPVYQSPMNDNGYDISDYLSINEDFGTKEDLRHLLDEAHKHHLKVMLDIVINHTSTEHEWFREAISAPDNPYRDYYFFRKSAKEGAPPTNWESKFGGNAWKYDEATDEYYLHLFDVTQADLNWDNPKVREALYDMINYWIDFGVDGFRFDVINLISKGEFRDSDKIGKEFYTDGPRVHEFIHEMNRNTFGGKDLMTVGEMSSTTIDNCIKYTNPEREELNSVFNFHHLKVDYQDGEKWTKADFDFIELKRILMEWQIGIHDGNGWNAIFWCNHDQPRVVSRFGDDSTEEMRQKSAKMLAVALHMLQGTPYIYQGEEIGMTNPHFTDIHQYRDVESLNAYDHLKAQGVPEQEILQILAQKSRDNSRTPMQWTAGEHAGFTSGTPWIDIPENYQHINVEDEIENDHSVLQTYRELIRLRHEHDIVTYGDILPLYMDDPNLMIYQRSYDGKTWLVIANFNQEPVMVPEDLDTNGEVILERGTINNGEIAGYGAIVIEQ from the coding sequence ATGCAACAGAATGATTGGAAAAAATCTGTAGTTTATCAAATTTACCCAAAATCCTTTAATGATACAACTGGCAACGGTGTAGGTGATTTAAATGGAATTATTGAAAAAATGGATTACCTTGAATATTTAGGTGTAGATTATCTTTGGTTAACACCGGTCTATCAATCACCGATGAATGATAATGGTTATGATATCAGCGACTATTTAAGTATCAATGAAGATTTTGGCACGAAAGAAGATTTGCGCCACTTGCTGGATGAAGCCCACAAGCATCATTTGAAAGTGATGCTGGATATTGTGATTAATCACACATCCACTGAGCATGAGTGGTTTAGAGAAGCCATTTCTGCTCCGGACAATCCATATCGTGATTATTATTTCTTCCGCAAATCTGCGAAAGAGGGTGCGCCGCCAACAAATTGGGAATCTAAGTTCGGTGGAAATGCTTGGAAATATGACGAAGCCACTGATGAATACTATTTGCATCTCTTCGATGTAACGCAAGCAGATTTGAACTGGGACAACCCTAAAGTGCGTGAAGCACTCTATGACATGATTAATTATTGGATAGATTTCGGTGTAGACGGTTTCCGCTTCGACGTCATCAACTTGATTTCAAAAGGTGAATTCCGTGATTCAGATAAAATCGGTAAAGAATTTTACACAGACGGTCCGCGCGTCCATGAATTTATCCATGAAATGAACCGCAATACTTTCGGTGGCAAAGATTTAATGACAGTCGGAGAAATGTCTTCAACTACAATTGATAACTGTATCAAATATACGAATCCAGAACGCGAAGAGTTGAATAGCGTTTTCAATTTCCACCATTTAAAAGTAGATTACCAAGATGGAGAAAAGTGGACAAAAGCAGACTTTGACTTTATTGAGTTGAAACGTATTTTAATGGAATGGCAAATCGGCATTCATGACGGCAACGGTTGGAATGCTATTTTCTGGTGCAACCATGATCAACCTCGTGTCGTATCTCGTTTTGGTGATGATTCAACAGAAGAAATGCGTCAGAAGAGCGCGAAGATGTTAGCTGTAGCCCTGCATATGCTGCAAGGTACACCTTATATTTATCAAGGTGAAGAAATCGGCATGACCAATCCGCATTTTACAGATATTCATCAATATCGAGACGTAGAATCCTTGAATGCTTATGACCATTTGAAAGCTCAAGGCGTGCCAGAGCAAGAAATATTGCAGATTCTAGCTCAGAAATCACGTGATAATTCACGCACCCCTATGCAGTGGACTGCTGGGGAACATGCCGGATTTACAAGCGGCACACCGTGGATAGATATTCCTGAAAATTATCAACATATCAATGTAGAAGATGAAATCGAAAATGACCATTCAGTTTTGCAAACCTATCGCGAACTCATCCGCTTGCGTCATGAACATGATATTGTGACATACGGCGATATCCTTCCATTATATATGGATGATCCGAATCTCATGATTTATCAACGCAGCTACGACGGGAAAACATGGCTCGTGATTGCAAACTTCAACCAAGAACCCGTGATGGTACCAGAAGACCTAGATACCAACGGCGAAGTTATTCTAGAACGCGGCACTATCAACAATGGAGAAATCGCAGGCTACGGTGCCATTGTGATTGAACAGTAA